One genomic segment of Triplophysa rosa unplaced genomic scaffold, Trosa_1v2 scaffold134_ERROPOS1066239, whole genome shotgun sequence includes these proteins:
- the LOC130549559 gene encoding RNA-binding protein 25-like, translated as ERERDRERERHTEREKERRDRERERHTEREKERERERDRERERHTEREKERERERDRERERHTEREKERERERDRERERHTEREKERERERDRERERHTEREKERERERDRERERQREREREREREREREREERKRRRERSRGEGTRGEREREERGNERRENEKREREEREREEREQEEREREVKENERREREERV; from the exons gagagagagagagacagagagagagagagacacacagagagagagaaagagaga agagacagagagagagagagacacacagagagagagaaagagagagagagagagagagacagagagagagagagacacacagagagagagaaagagagagagagagagagagacagagagagagagagacacacagagagagagaaagagagagagagagagagagacagagagagagagagacacacagagagagagaaagagagagagagagagagagacagagagagagagagacacacagagagagagaaagagagagagagagagagagacagagagagagagagacagagagagagagagagagagagagagagagagagagagagagaacgagaggagagaaagaggaggagagagagatcgagaggagagggaacaagaggagagagagaacgagaggagagagggaacgagaggagagagaacgagaagagagagagagaggagagagaacgagaggagagagaacaagaggagagagaacgagaggtgaaagagaacgagaggagagagagagaggagagagta